The Cryptosporangium aurantiacum genome has a window encoding:
- a CDS encoding AfsR/SARP family transcriptional regulator: MVPVRIDVLGPLCLFVDGAPVDVPGHRRRAVLALLAVADGRVVPTETLVDALWPDDPPETGHRAVHSHLSRLRRHLGPAASRLERAGAGYALRLGPDDVDATRLRALARQSAAALAHRSAAVLAHRSAAALGRRSAAALPGDPAAGLAGDPAAGPAGDPATGLAGGPAAVAGGPAAAARAAAEAVALWRGPALAEFADVAALAAEAVGLREVFLQVRDDGLEARLATGDPTVTADAAAAAAEEPLRERTTLLLLRALAGAGRASDALAAGAAYRRRIVEETGLDAGPAVAALEQHIASGALAPPALPAPVPPSPPPGPPPAPGAASAPGAASAPGAASAPGAASAPGAASAPGAASAPGAPQAPAPATAPAHADRAVRTVARPAGPLIGRDRDAAELRRLLGTQRLVTVAGPGGVGKTRLSLEVAADAAERGTDVAFVALAEVADDARVTDAVATALGLRIGGDPTPHTVADALAARPLLLLLDNCEHVVTACRDLGAALLTRAPDVRILATSRVTLHVPGEYVVRLQPLPLPRAAAPIAELAHQPSVRAFVEHARRRDPAFALAPGDADAVAEVVRRIDGLPLAIELAAGQLAVLPPAALRERLGRALDALSADRPAGDARHRTLRTTIDWSYRLLDETERALLRALAPFPGGTDLATVEELAARTSPGTDPLVPLRRLVDASLVIPERTAGEARYRILETVRAYLLDDADARGERDAAEQAFLTWARETARSIGAGLNGPDEVRADRRLRAELANLRAARDAARTRGDLDLVIDVTLALDEAAIYRDLEELWNWSVELADDPALRDHPRAAAVLGSATEAAWLAGDLPRAERLRTAALDAVTRTSAPEAQRRCWGGAAALALFSGRFDEAQRLWTDAASVAARPAVHLASAALAATYGGDRPGALDLVRRALDAERAHPCGSHHAFTRYAEGEALAADDPAAAGAAYATAIDLARRCNAGFVEGIARVGQASVWTSTGDVAAAVRGYLSLLGYWNRTGNATQLWTTIRNVARLLADHGRDADAALLLAAADGAASASRLTGADAEHAAKERAALADRLGPTAIAALEERARSLTAAGASAVARAALAGIQPQCS, translated from the coding sequence GTGGTACCGGTTCGGATCGACGTCCTCGGGCCACTGTGCCTGTTCGTCGACGGTGCGCCGGTCGACGTGCCCGGGCACCGCCGTCGCGCGGTCCTCGCGTTGCTCGCGGTGGCCGACGGGCGGGTGGTGCCGACCGAGACGCTGGTCGACGCGCTGTGGCCGGACGATCCGCCGGAGACCGGTCACCGGGCCGTGCACAGCCACCTTTCCCGGCTACGCAGGCACCTCGGTCCGGCCGCTTCCCGGCTAGAGCGGGCCGGTGCCGGCTACGCGCTGCGCCTCGGCCCCGACGACGTCGACGCGACCCGGCTACGGGCCCTGGCACGGCAGTCGGCCGCCGCCCTGGCCCACCGGTCGGCCGCCGTTCTGGCCCACCGGTCGGCCGCCGCCCTGGGCCGCCGGTCGGCCGCCGCGCTGCCCGGAGATCCGGCGGCCGGGCTGGCCGGAGATCCGGCGGCCGGGCCAGCCGGAGATCCAGCGACCGGGCTGGCTGGGGGTCCGGCGGCTGTGGCCGGGGGTCCGGCGGCTGCGGCCAGGGCGGCCGCGGAGGCGGTCGCGCTCTGGCGCGGACCCGCGCTCGCCGAGTTCGCGGACGTCGCCGCGCTCGCCGCCGAAGCGGTCGGGCTCCGCGAGGTCTTCCTGCAGGTCCGCGACGACGGGCTGGAGGCGCGGCTGGCCACCGGCGACCCCACCGTGACCGCCGACGCCGCCGCGGCCGCCGCCGAGGAGCCGCTGCGCGAGCGCACGACGCTGTTGCTGCTGCGCGCGCTGGCCGGAGCGGGCCGGGCGAGCGACGCGCTCGCGGCCGGCGCCGCGTACCGGCGGCGGATCGTCGAGGAGACCGGCCTGGACGCCGGGCCGGCGGTGGCAGCGCTCGAACAGCACATCGCGTCCGGCGCCCTCGCCCCACCCGCGCTCCCGGCGCCCGTGCCTCCGTCACCCCCGCCGGGCCCGCCACCCGCGCCGGGTGCCGCTTCCGCGCCGGGTGCCGCGTCCGCGCCGGGTGCCGCGTCCGCGCCGGGTGCCGCGTCCGCGCCGGGTGCCGCGTCCGCGCCGGGTGCCGCGTCCGCGCCGGGAGCGCCCCAGGCGCCCGCGCCCGCCACGGCGCCGGCGCACGCCGATCGGGCGGTGCGGACGGTGGCGCGGCCCGCGGGTCCGCTGATCGGCCGCGACCGGGACGCCGCGGAGCTGCGCCGTCTGCTCGGCACGCAGCGCCTGGTCACGGTCGCCGGGCCGGGCGGCGTCGGCAAGACGCGGCTCTCGCTCGAGGTCGCCGCGGACGCGGCCGAGCGCGGCACCGACGTCGCGTTCGTCGCGCTGGCCGAGGTCGCCGACGACGCACGGGTCACCGACGCGGTCGCGACCGCGCTCGGACTCCGCATCGGCGGCGACCCCACCCCGCACACGGTCGCCGACGCGCTCGCAGCCCGCCCGCTGCTCCTGCTGCTCGACAACTGCGAGCACGTCGTCACCGCGTGCCGCGACCTGGGCGCGGCGCTGCTCACCCGCGCACCCGACGTCCGGATCCTCGCGACGTCCCGGGTGACGCTCCACGTACCGGGGGAGTACGTCGTCCGCCTGCAGCCGCTGCCGTTGCCCCGGGCGGCGGCGCCGATCGCGGAGCTCGCCCACCAGCCGAGCGTCCGGGCGTTCGTCGAGCACGCCCGGCGCCGCGACCCGGCCTTCGCGCTCGCCCCCGGTGACGCGGACGCGGTGGCCGAGGTCGTCCGCCGCATCGACGGCCTGCCGCTGGCGATCGAACTCGCCGCCGGGCAACTCGCCGTGCTGCCGCCCGCCGCGCTCCGGGAGCGGCTCGGCCGGGCCCTGGACGCGCTGTCCGCCGACCGCCCGGCCGGGGACGCCAGGCACCGGACGCTGCGCACCACGATCGACTGGTCCTACCGGCTGCTCGACGAGACCGAGCGCGCGTTGCTGCGGGCGCTCGCCCCGTTCCCCGGCGGCACCGACCTGGCCACCGTCGAAGAGCTGGCCGCCCGGACGTCGCCCGGCACCGACCCACTGGTGCCGCTCCGCCGCCTGGTCGACGCCTCGCTCGTCATCCCGGAACGCACCGCTGGTGAGGCGCGGTACCGGATCCTGGAGACCGTCCGCGCGTACCTGCTGGACGATGCCGACGCGCGCGGCGAACGGGACGCCGCCGAGCAGGCGTTCCTCACCTGGGCGCGGGAGACCGCCCGGTCGATCGGCGCCGGGCTCAACGGCCCGGACGAGGTCCGCGCCGACCGCAGGCTCCGCGCCGAGCTGGCCAACCTCCGCGCGGCCCGCGACGCCGCCCGGACCCGCGGCGACCTCGACCTCGTCATCGACGTCACGCTCGCCCTCGACGAGGCCGCGATCTACCGCGACCTCGAGGAACTGTGGAACTGGTCGGTCGAGCTCGCCGACGACCCCGCGCTGCGCGACCATCCGCGCGCGGCGGCGGTCCTCGGCAGCGCGACCGAGGCCGCCTGGCTCGCCGGTGACCTGCCCCGGGCCGAGCGGCTCCGCACCGCCGCCCTGGACGCGGTCACCCGAACCTCCGCCCCCGAGGCCCAGCGGCGCTGCTGGGGTGGTGCCGCCGCGCTGGCGCTGTTCTCCGGCCGCTTCGACGAAGCCCAGCGACTCTGGACGGACGCCGCCAGTGTCGCCGCCCGCCCGGCCGTTCACCTCGCGAGCGCCGCACTGGCCGCCACCTACGGCGGGGACCGGCCGGGCGCGCTGGACCTGGTCCGCCGGGCACTGGACGCCGAACGCGCCCACCCGTGCGGCTCGCACCACGCGTTCACCCGGTACGCCGAGGGGGAGGCGCTCGCCGCCGACGACCCCGCCGCGGCCGGCGCCGCCTACGCGACCGCGATCGACCTGGCTCGCCGCTGCAACGCCGGGTTCGTCGAGGGCATCGCGCGGGTCGGGCAGGCGTCGGTGTGGACGTCGACCGGCGACGTGGCCGCTGCGGTGCGTGGGTACCTCTCGCTGCTGGGCTACTGGAACCGCACCGGCAACGCGACCCAGCTCTGGACGACGATTCGCAACGTCGCGAGGCTTCTGGCCGACCACGGCCGGGACGCCGACGCCGCACTGCTGCTCGCCGCCGCCGACGGGGCGGCGTCCGCGTCCCGGCTCACCGGCGCCGACGCCGAGCACGCGGCCAAGGAGCGGGCCGCGCTCGCGGACCGGCTCGGCCCCACGGCGATCGCGGCGCTGGAGGAGCGGGCCCGGAGCCTCACCGCGGCCGGAGCCTCAGCCGTGGCCCGAGCCGCGCTCGCCGGTATTCAGCCGCAGTGCTCGTAG
- a CDS encoding PIG-L deacetylase family protein: MDTSLISTLSADTVAALGTTLCVWAHPDDESYLGAGLLAALHAADRHTAVVTATLGEAGLSGPAPRPGFADLPPPSRADELAAALRRLGVSDHHQLGFADGGCADVDLTTGAAAVQRVVSAVRPDTVVTFGLDGFTGHPDHVAVGLWTRRALRDLGWRGRLLHPVLTADDRAAGREIADLFGVYSLGEPRICEPAELAVRLELSGDLLDRKLGALRAHHSQTAVLVDYLGVERYSAWVGVESFVDAALRA, translated from the coding sequence ATGGACACCTCTCTGATCTCCACGCTCAGCGCGGACACCGTTGCCGCCCTCGGGACCACGCTGTGCGTCTGGGCTCACCCGGACGACGAGTCGTACCTCGGCGCCGGGCTGCTCGCCGCCCTGCACGCCGCGGACCGCCACACCGCGGTCGTCACCGCGACGCTCGGCGAAGCCGGGCTGTCCGGTCCGGCGCCGCGGCCGGGGTTCGCCGACCTGCCGCCGCCCTCGCGCGCCGACGAGCTGGCGGCGGCGCTGCGCCGGCTCGGCGTCTCCGACCACCACCAGCTCGGCTTCGCCGACGGCGGCTGCGCGGACGTCGACCTCACCACCGGTGCGGCGGCCGTCCAGCGCGTAGTGAGCGCGGTCCGGCCGGACACCGTCGTCACGTTCGGGCTGGACGGGTTCACCGGCCACCCGGACCACGTCGCGGTCGGCCTGTGGACCCGACGCGCGCTGCGGGACCTCGGCTGGCGCGGCCGGCTGCTGCACCCGGTGCTCACCGCCGACGACCGGGCCGCGGGCCGCGAGATCGCCGACCTGTTCGGCGTCTACTCACTCGGCGAGCCCCGGATCTGCGAACCCGCGGAGCTCGCGGTGCGGCTCGAACTCTCCGGCGACCTGCTGGACCGGAAGCTGGGCGCGCTGCGCGCGCACCACAGCCAGACCGCGGTCCTGGTCGACTACCTCGGCGTCGAGCGCTACTCCGCCTGGGTCGGCGTGGAGAGCTTCGTGGACGCCGCCCTGCGGGCGTGA
- a CDS encoding class I SAM-dependent methyltransferase, with protein MTTTTIDFDRVQEFATKVAGDQAVAANALLAYLGDRLGLWRALAATPRTTSADLAAQTGLAERYLREWLAAQAAAGYVEYDPATRTYTLPAEYAAVFADDDSPASLAGVFEFIAATWASSDRLAHAFATGEGIAWHEQDPRLTTAVERNFRPFYTGYLLQEWLPALDGVEDRLRAGARVLDVGCGLGTATLLLAEAFPASVFTGVDADTESIRRARTAAASRGLADRVTFREAYAGASPDDRQDEEETEGEWDLVCFFDALHDLGDPVGALRQARASLAPGGTLLAVEPFAGDRVEENLNPVGLTWYVSSALVCVPNSLAQPGGAALGAQAGPERLLAAFRAAGFPQARIAATSPFNLVIEARA; from the coding sequence ATGACGACGACGACGATCGACTTTGACCGGGTCCAGGAATTCGCGACGAAGGTCGCCGGTGACCAGGCCGTGGCCGCCAACGCGCTGCTGGCCTACCTGGGCGACCGCCTGGGGCTGTGGCGGGCGCTAGCCGCCACCCCCCGCACCACCAGCGCAGACCTGGCCGCGCAGACCGGGCTCGCCGAGCGGTATCTGCGGGAGTGGCTGGCCGCCCAGGCCGCCGCCGGATACGTGGAATACGACCCGGCCACCCGCACGTATACGCTGCCCGCCGAGTACGCCGCGGTGTTCGCCGACGACGACTCGCCCGCGTCCCTGGCCGGTGTGTTCGAGTTCATCGCCGCCACCTGGGCGTCGTCCGACCGGCTCGCCCACGCCTTCGCCACCGGAGAGGGCATCGCCTGGCACGAGCAGGACCCCCGGCTCACCACCGCGGTCGAGCGCAACTTCCGTCCGTTCTACACCGGTTATCTGCTGCAGGAGTGGCTGCCCGCGCTGGACGGCGTCGAGGACCGGCTGCGGGCGGGCGCCCGGGTGCTCGACGTCGGCTGCGGGCTGGGCACCGCGACGCTGCTGCTGGCCGAGGCGTTCCCGGCGTCGGTGTTCACCGGTGTCGACGCGGACACCGAGTCGATTCGCCGGGCGCGGACCGCTGCCGCGTCCCGTGGCCTCGCCGACCGGGTGACGTTCCGCGAGGCGTACGCGGGGGCGTCCCCGGACGACCGGCAGGACGAGGAGGAGACCGAAGGCGAGTGGGACCTGGTCTGCTTCTTCGACGCGCTGCACGACCTGGGTGACCCGGTCGGCGCGCTGCGGCAGGCTCGCGCGTCGCTCGCGCCGGGCGGCACCCTGCTGGCGGTCGAGCCGTTCGCGGGCGACCGGGTCGAGGAGAACCTCAACCCGGTCGGGCTGACGTGGTACGTGTCGAGCGCGCTGGTGTGCGTCCCGAACAGCCTGGCGCAGCCGGGTGGCGCGGCGCTGGGCGCACAGGCCGGGCCCGAGCGGCTGCTCGCCGCGTTCCGCGCGGCCGGTTTTCCGCAGGCACGGATCGCGGCGACGTCGCCGTTCAACCTGGTGATCGAGGCCAGGGCCTGA
- a CDS encoding TetR/AcrR family transcriptional regulator, translating into MVRRQARGQQRIAEILDAALALFAEVGYAAASTNAIAARAGISPGSLYQFFRNKEEIAQALSERLVDALRTAHADAFADRDVVELPLAELVERMTDPLIGFNVANPGAKALFGNTDMPAALAAATRPLHEAVTGRVAAVLAARSPQLSDAEAVRYATVAVHIVRALMGPIVAASEGEREVLIGELRRALVGYLAPIDALSV; encoded by the coding sequence GTGGTCCGTCGCCAGGCGCGGGGACAGCAGCGGATCGCCGAGATCCTCGACGCCGCGCTCGCACTGTTCGCCGAGGTGGGGTACGCCGCCGCGTCGACCAACGCGATCGCGGCCCGGGCCGGCATCTCGCCCGGCTCGCTCTATCAGTTCTTCCGCAACAAGGAAGAGATCGCGCAGGCGCTGTCGGAGCGGCTGGTCGACGCCTTGCGCACGGCCCACGCCGACGCGTTCGCCGACCGGGACGTCGTCGAGCTGCCGCTGGCCGAGCTCGTCGAGCGGATGACCGACCCGTTGATCGGGTTCAACGTCGCGAACCCGGGAGCGAAAGCGCTGTTCGGCAACACCGACATGCCCGCCGCGCTGGCGGCGGCGACACGTCCGCTGCACGAGGCGGTCACCGGCCGCGTGGCCGCCGTGCTCGCGGCGCGCTCGCCCCAGCTGTCGGACGCCGAAGCGGTGCGCTACGCCACCGTGGCCGTCCACATCGTCCGCGCGCTGATGGGGCCGATCGTCGCCGCGTCCGAGGGCGAACGCGAGGTGCTGATCGGCGAGCTGCGCCGCGCGCTCGTCGGTTACCTCGCCCCGATCGACGCACTTTCCGTGTGA
- a CDS encoding MMPL family transporter, producing the protein MPFLVRHRLATLWTGLAVALALTLVAAGALNSFVLSRWEAPGSASVRAEEILGRDFATGNANLILLVTARDGTVDDPDVHAAATALGRELAADPQVGDVWSYWSQERDPTLRSRDARQAVVLAWVTGDATTTRAHIRETLLPTFTRTSGPLDVRVAGAEAVSAQVSEQASRDFVRAELLIVPLMLLLLVALYRRVRPALLTLGIGLFAVVTTLAALRLLTSFVEVSTFAANITLVMGIGLGVDYSLFLIARFREELTGGAAVPDAVATTLRTAGRTVVFSGLTVAASLAALLALPYPFLRSFGYAGVLTVLSAMLGALVLLPAALAVLGHRVLRRPRRRRRTADGDPRPADDGDDVRAGSAGAGSSVSMGGSSVVGGGGDRLSGRFWRRAGEVVTRRPVLFSVAGLLLVGTLAAPAAGLRIGLPDDRVLPPSASTRTTYDALRAAFGTEANDAVHLIAPDGRSTPPAAVARYAAALSAVPGVAQVNSTAGVYADGERVRAAVRPERLLSPDGVRLEAVPTRAVLAGTEAGPFLDRVRAVPSPFGDDLLVGGYPAELTDFRAALADRIPLVALLILGVTFVLLTVATRSLLLPVKATVLNLLSLAAMFGVLVFVFQNGAFADVLGFTPIGTLDPAFPILMFCVAYGLSMDYEVFLLTRIAERYRATGDNRLAVREGLERSAPLVTAAAVILAVSFALYATGDVMYLQMIGVGTALAILVDATVIRAVLVPGLMVLAGPANWWFPSRRRGVPAATGSSARRPCFRSRRTA; encoded by the coding sequence ATGCCGTTCCTCGTTCGTCACCGCCTGGCCACGCTGTGGACCGGCCTCGCCGTCGCGCTCGCGCTCACCCTGGTCGCCGCCGGTGCGCTGAACTCGTTCGTGCTGAGCCGCTGGGAGGCCCCCGGCAGCGCGTCCGTCCGCGCCGAGGAGATCCTGGGCCGGGACTTCGCCACCGGGAACGCCAACCTGATCCTGCTGGTCACGGCCCGCGACGGCACGGTCGACGACCCCGACGTGCACGCGGCGGCCACGGCGCTGGGCCGGGAACTCGCCGCGGACCCGCAGGTCGGTGACGTCTGGTCGTACTGGTCCCAGGAGCGCGATCCGACGCTGCGCAGCCGGGACGCCCGGCAGGCCGTCGTGCTCGCCTGGGTGACCGGCGACGCGACGACGACCCGTGCGCACATCCGGGAGACGCTGCTGCCCACGTTCACCCGGACGTCCGGGCCGCTGGACGTCCGGGTGGCCGGCGCCGAGGCGGTGTCGGCGCAGGTGAGCGAACAGGCGTCCCGCGACTTCGTCCGGGCCGAGTTGCTGATCGTGCCGCTGATGCTGCTGCTCCTCGTCGCGCTCTACCGCCGTGTCCGGCCGGCGTTGCTGACGCTCGGCATCGGACTGTTCGCGGTCGTCACCACGCTCGCGGCGCTGCGGTTGCTCACGTCGTTCGTCGAGGTCTCGACGTTCGCCGCGAACATCACGCTGGTGATGGGCATCGGCCTCGGCGTCGACTACTCGCTGTTCCTCATCGCCCGCTTCCGCGAGGAGCTGACCGGTGGCGCCGCCGTACCGGACGCCGTCGCCACGACGCTGCGCACCGCCGGCCGCACGGTCGTGTTCAGCGGCCTCACGGTCGCCGCGTCGCTGGCCGCGCTGCTCGCGCTGCCGTACCCGTTCCTCCGGTCGTTCGGGTACGCCGGGGTCCTGACGGTGCTGTCCGCGATGCTCGGAGCGCTGGTCCTCCTTCCGGCGGCCCTGGCGGTGCTCGGCCACCGCGTCCTGCGACGCCCCCGCCGCCGGCGCCGGACCGCCGACGGCGACCCACGGCCGGCCGACGACGGCGACGACGTGCGCGCGGGCAGCGCTGGCGCGGGCAGCAGCGTCAGCATGGGCGGCAGCAGCGTCGTCGGCGGCGGTGGCGACCGGCTGAGTGGGCGGTTCTGGCGGCGCGCCGGAGAGGTCGTGACCCGCCGGCCGGTCCTGTTCTCGGTCGCCGGGTTGCTGCTGGTCGGCACGCTCGCCGCTCCGGCTGCCGGGCTCCGGATCGGTCTTCCCGACGACCGCGTGCTCCCGCCCTCCGCCTCCACCCGGACGACGTACGACGCGCTGCGCGCCGCGTTCGGCACCGAGGCGAACGACGCCGTCCACCTGATCGCGCCGGACGGACGGAGCACACCCCCGGCCGCGGTCGCCCGGTACGCGGCGGCGCTGTCCGCGGTGCCCGGCGTCGCGCAGGTCAACTCCACCGCCGGTGTCTACGCCGACGGGGAGCGCGTCCGAGCCGCGGTCCGACCCGAGCGGCTGCTGAGCCCGGACGGCGTCCGGCTGGAGGCCGTGCCGACCCGCGCGGTGCTCGCCGGCACCGAAGCCGGACCGTTCCTCGACCGGGTCCGCGCGGTGCCCTCCCCGTTCGGCGACGACCTGCTCGTCGGCGGCTACCCGGCCGAGCTCACCGACTTCCGGGCCGCGCTCGCCGACCGGATCCCGCTCGTCGCCCTGCTGATCCTCGGCGTCACGTTCGTCCTGCTCACCGTCGCCACCCGCAGCCTGCTGCTGCCGGTCAAGGCCACGGTTCTCAACCTGCTGAGCCTGGCGGCGATGTTCGGCGTGCTGGTGTTCGTCTTCCAGAACGGCGCGTTCGCCGACGTGCTCGGCTTCACCCCGATCGGGACGCTGGACCCGGCGTTCCCGATCCTGATGTTCTGCGTCGCGTACGGCCTGTCGATGGACTACGAGGTGTTCCTGCTGACCCGGATCGCCGAGCGGTACCGCGCGACCGGCGACAACCGGCTCGCGGTCCGCGAGGGGCTGGAGCGCAGCGCGCCGCTGGTCACCGCCGCCGCGGTGATCCTCGCCGTGTCGTTCGCGCTCTACGCGACCGGCGACGTGATGTACCTGCAGATGATCGGCGTCGGTACCGCGCTCGCGATCCTGGTGGACGCCACCGTGATCCGCGCGGTGCTGGTTCCGGGGCTGATGGTGCTGGCCGGCCCGGCCAACTGGTGGTTCCCCTCGCGCCGCCGCGGGGTCCCCGCCGCTACCGGATCGTCAGCTCGACGCCCTTGCTTCCGGTCTCGCCGTACAGCGTGA
- a CDS encoding RNA polymerase sigma factor: MTTTDPPDDRRLWAAAAGGDRDAFGVLFDRHARAVYNHCFRLAGNWAMAEDATAATFLSAWRHRSDLTLTRESALPWLLTVATNTVRTEHRSLRRQTALLHRAGPPAHVPDHADDIAGRIDDERRMGELLAATRTLPRAEREALALCVWSGVSYADAAVVLGISETGVRSRISRARARLSAMFTDPAHPEARTRS, from the coding sequence GTGACGACTACTGACCCTCCCGACGACCGCAGGCTCTGGGCAGCCGCGGCCGGAGGCGACCGGGACGCGTTCGGCGTGCTGTTCGACCGGCACGCCCGCGCGGTCTACAACCACTGCTTCCGGCTCGCCGGGAACTGGGCGATGGCCGAGGACGCGACGGCGGCGACGTTCCTCTCCGCCTGGCGGCACCGGAGCGACCTGACGCTGACCCGGGAATCCGCGCTGCCCTGGCTGCTGACCGTGGCCACGAACACGGTCCGCACCGAGCACCGGTCGTTGCGGCGCCAGACCGCGCTGCTCCACCGGGCCGGCCCCCCGGCGCACGTCCCCGACCACGCCGACGACATCGCCGGCCGGATCGACGACGAACGTCGGATGGGCGAGCTGCTCGCCGCGACCCGGACGCTGCCGCGCGCCGAGCGTGAAGCGCTGGCGCTGTGCGTCTGGTCAGGGGTCTCGTACGCCGACGCCGCGGTGGTGCTCGGCATCAGCGAAACCGGCGTGCGCTCCCGGATCAGCCGCGCCAGGGCCCGGCTGAGCGCGATGTTCACCGATCCGGCCCACCCGGAAGCGAGGACTCGGTCATGA
- a CDS encoding FGGY-family carbohydrate kinase, whose translation MRLLLGVDVGTSDTKVLVLRADGTRVGVWRRPTVWRDVPSGHVETPARTLLDGVLGVVGDALAACGDGGRAGEVAAMGLTGLAESGVVVDAAGQPRGPVIAWHDPRGAEQLARVPDDVRSAFGVTTGLPFHQQWTLAKLLWAADHGLELRPGDRWLNVPEYVAFALGADPVAEPSLASRTGLLDQDSGEPWTAALDLLGVGPRFVPERRYAGEPAGVVRSDEAPAGLRGATLSVAGHDHPVAAFGAGAVGSDDLFNSCGTADTLLRAIPRVVTPDERRILTGTRAEVGRHILPGTTLVNAPSRAGLVLRRVLGALGASEPDAAWAHGNASRAVVTGADIRAEDVVIGLHEGATPADVWAAALAHTAGHTAELLARITPVAGPYRRAVAAGGWLRLAGIRESKSAVLPGLCFSALDQPGAFGAAVLAAWAAADHPGTVADFAAALRA comes from the coding sequence ATGAGGCTGCTGCTCGGCGTCGACGTCGGTACGTCGGACACGAAGGTCCTCGTCCTGCGGGCCGACGGCACCCGGGTCGGGGTGTGGCGGCGGCCCACGGTCTGGCGTGATGTGCCCTCCGGTCACGTCGAGACGCCGGCCAGGACGCTGCTCGACGGGGTACTGGGGGTGGTCGGCGACGCGCTGGCCGCGTGCGGGGACGGCGGCCGCGCGGGAGAGGTCGCCGCGATGGGCCTGACCGGGCTGGCGGAGTCCGGCGTCGTCGTGGACGCCGCCGGGCAGCCGCGAGGCCCGGTGATCGCCTGGCACGACCCGCGCGGCGCCGAGCAGCTCGCCCGGGTCCCCGACGACGTCCGGTCCGCGTTCGGCGTCACCACCGGCCTGCCGTTCCACCAGCAGTGGACGCTCGCCAAACTGCTCTGGGCCGCCGACCACGGGTTGGAGCTGCGGCCCGGCGACCGCTGGCTGAATGTCCCCGAGTACGTGGCGTTCGCGCTCGGCGCGGACCCGGTGGCCGAACCGTCGCTGGCGTCCCGCACCGGCCTGCTCGACCAGGACAGCGGCGAGCCGTGGACCGCCGCGCTCGACCTGCTCGGCGTCGGCCCCCGGTTCGTTCCGGAGCGGCGGTACGCGGGGGAGCCGGCGGGCGTCGTCCGCAGTGACGAGGCGCCGGCCGGGTTACGCGGTGCGACGCTCAGCGTCGCCGGTCACGACCATCCGGTCGCCGCGTTCGGCGCCGGTGCGGTCGGCAGCGACGACCTGTTCAACTCGTGCGGGACCGCGGACACGCTGCTGCGGGCGATCCCGCGGGTCGTCACCCCCGACGAGCGGCGGATCCTCACCGGCACCCGGGCCGAGGTCGGGCGGCACATCCTGCCCGGGACGACGCTGGTCAACGCCCCGTCCCGGGCCGGGCTCGTGCTGCGCCGGGTGCTGGGGGCGCTCGGGGCGTCCGAACCGGACGCTGCCTGGGCACACGGGAACGCGTCCCGCGCGGTCGTGACCGGCGCCGACATCCGGGCCGAGGACGTCGTGATCGGGCTCCACGAGGGAGCGACACCGGCCGACGTCTGGGCCGCCGCCCTCGCGCACACGGCCGGCCACACCGCGGAGCTGCTCGCCCGCATCACGCCGGTCGCCGGGCCGTACCGGCGGGCGGTTGCCGCCGGTGGGTGGCTCCGGCTCGCCGGTATCCGGGAGAGCAAGAGCGCGGTGCTGCCCGGTCTGTGCTTCAGCGCGCTGGACCAGCCGGGTGCGTTCGGCGCCGCCGTCCTCGCGGCGTGGGCGGCGGCGGACCACCCCGGCACGGTCGCGGACTTCGCCGCGGCACTCCGAGCCTGA